A window of Thiocapsa bogorovii genomic DNA:
AGAGCGGTCTCTTGAGCGAGGAGAGCGGCCGGATCTTCCTCGAGCTCGCCGACTTCAGCGAGATCGCCGCCGTGCAGGCGATGGTGCCGCGGGTGCGCGCGAGCGGGATCCCGGTCGGCGCAACCGACGCCATGCTCCGCGAGATCCTGCACCGGCATCGCCACACCCGTTATCCGGTCTACGAGGGCAGTCTCGACCAGATCATCGGGACCATCCACATCAAGGATCTGATGGGGCTGCTGCGCGCAGGCACCGGCCTCGATCCCGCAGTGATCCGAGAGACCGCCTACCTGCCCGAAACCGCAACCTTGGACGATGTCTTGGCCGCGATGGACCGGGTTCACAATCAGATGATCGTCGTGATGGACGAGCATGGCGGAACCGCGGGCATCCTCACCATGGAAGACATCTGCGCCGAGGCTGTCGGGGATATCGAGGAGGGTGTCGAGGACGTCCCGGATGTCTTGCCGGTCGGCACCGCGGGCTACCAGGTCCAAGGCACGGTGCGCCTGGACACCCTGGGCGATCTGATCGGGCGCGAGCTCGAGCACCCAGAGATCGACACTGTCTCCGGGCTGATCCTCAGCGAGCTGGGCCGACCGCCCGTGCTCGGTGATTCGGTCCGGTGGAATGGCCTGCGATTCGAGGTCAGCGGCCTCTTCGGTCGCGGCGTCCGCCAGGCCACCCTGACGTTCGAGATGCCGGACACGCGGTACCACGAGAATCGCGAGCAGGGCGCGGAGCCCTGACGCCCGAATTTGCCGTGTTCACAGCGTCTGCTGCTTCACTGACGTTGCTCTGGGTGGACAAGCGCAGCGCAGCCACCGGCACCCGCGCAGGGCACGGCAAACTTTTCTCTCGCTCGTCCACCGGCCGCTCTCATGACGACGTGAGCTCTTACGGCCGGGGCGCAAGACCCGACGTCTTAGCGCCGGACCCGATCGATGCGGAACAGGGTAGTCGTGCCGCTCACCTCGTTGGCGACAACCAACAAGGGCACACCGCGGATCGGGCTCTTCGACGCCTCGATCACCGTCAGACCCTCGGCGCCACGATCTCCGCCGCCGATTCGCCGAACACGCCGGCATCGTAGGTACCGAGCGGCGCAATGGAGATCGTGGGCCGAGATGCGTGGGGGCCCGCGAGGGCCGGAGCAGCGATACCGACTGCCAAAGCGCAGCCGGAAGCGAGTCGAAAAATGGTCATAATCGACATGAGACGGAGATCCTCGTTGGGTGAAAATCCCCGATTATCGCGATCAGGTATGACCGCACTGCGTCAATACGATGACGATTTTGCTTCCTTCGGCGACATCCCGAGGGCCGGACGCCGATCACCGCAGGCGCCCGTCAGAGATAGAGCAGCGAGGCCACCAGGAAGAACACCAGGACCGCAATGATGTCGTTGCCGGTGGTAATGAAGATGCCCGTGGCCATCGCCGGATCGATCCGAAAGTGGTGGAGGATCAGCGGAACGGCCGCACCCATGGTCACGGCGAGGAGTGTTACCACCGTCAAGGCCACGCCTGCGGTCAGCGCCAAGCGTATCGGATCGGCAACACCCACCAAGGGCCCCACGACGAGCACGATCCCGGCGAGGATCAGCGCAGCGATCGACCCGTTCAGCAAGGCGCCGAGCATCTCCTTGACGAGACGCCATGGCAGATCGCCGATCCAGAGGGTGCCGGTCGCAAGGCCCTGGATGGCAACGGTCGCGGCCTGAATACCCGCGTTGCCGGCCATCGACATCACGATCGGGATGAAGCTCGCAAGGATGGCCGCGGCAGCGATCTCCGCCTCGTAGGAGCTGATGATGCTGCCCGAGACGAGCGCACCGACCAGCCCGGCGAGCAACCAGGGGAGGCGGTTCTTCACGATGCCGAGCACCGGGTCGTCGGCTCGCGCGTCGGGGGAGACACCGCTCAGCAGGCGCACGTCTTCGTCGGCCTCGTCGCGGACCACGCGCTGCAGCTCGTCCGCGGTGATGCGTCCAAGCAGTCGGCCGTCGGCATCCACCACCGGTACCGTGATGAGGTCGTTCTCCCGGGTGACGCGCACGACCTCTTCTTGATCCATGTCCGAGCTGACGGCTACGAGATCGGTGCGCATCACCCGGTCCACCTGCGCATCGCTCGGGCGCAGCAGCAGGTCGCGAAGCTTCAGATAGCCGAGGAGCTTGCGGTCTGCATCCACGACATACACCGCCGAGAGTTTCTTGATCAGATCGGCGCGACGGCGCACCTCGGCCACGACCTGCCCGACGCTCCAGTCAGGCGGCACCGCAACCAGCTTGCGAGTCATGATGCTGCCGGCGGAGTCTTCCTGATACGCCTTGAGCTCGCGGACGGCATCGGCATCGCGCAGTTGCGGGATGAGCCGCTCCTGGACCTCTTCGGGGAGCTCGGTCAGGACCTGAACCACCTCCTCTGCGTCCCGGCCGTCAAGGATCTCGGCGAGGCGCTCGATCGTGGCGTCTTCGAGCAAGACCGCGCGAAAATCGCTGTTGAGTCCAGCAATCACCTTTGCGGCCGGTCCGGCCGGCAAGACCAAAAACAGCTTGCGCGCGCGTTTCAAGGGAAGCTGCACGAGCAACTCGACGATGTCGCGCGGGTGCCAGGTTCGCAACAGACGGCGAATCTCGTCGCGCTCGCCTGCCTTGATCATGCGCCCGATGGCCTTGACCACGGGGCGGTTGACGTCAAGGGACTCGCCCGGACGGCCGCGGATCCAACGCAGCCGAGGCGCTTCAGTGTTCACTGTCATGGCTGAGGCGGTCCCGGGTAGGATGGCTGATCTGAAGTTCCGAAGGCTCGAAATCGGCCGGAGTGTGGCAACACCGGCGGATCAAATCAAATCCGGCCGAGGTGTACCGAGCACACATGGGTTTTTCAGAACGCAGGGTACGTCCCGCGCGCGCCGAGACAAGGCGCGCCGACAAGGCGTAGCGGTCACTCCGGCGCGGATGCGCAACGCCGGCTAGGCGTGCGCGGGGCGTGCAATGCATCGGAAAACGCAGGTGCGCTCGGTATATCATGCCGCATCGAAGGTGTCGCCCGGGCCGGCACGCGCGATTGCCGACGCGGAGCCGGTCATAGCCACAAGTGGCGGAAGGAGGGTTCTCAATGTCCGAGTTGCATGTCGAGTGCCGCACGGGAGCGGATCTGATCGCCGACTTGCCGGCGCTGGCTCGCCTGCGCATCCGTGTCTTCCGTGAGTACCCCTATCTCTACGAGGGTGACGCGGAATACGAAGAGCGCTATCTGCGGACCTATGCCGAGGCACCGGACGGACTCGTCGTACTGGTGCGCGACGGCGCTCGGGTGGTGGGTGCCTCGAGCGCTCTGCCGCTTGCGGCCGAGCCCCCGAATGTGGTCGAGCCCTTCAGGACGCACGGCTATGCGCCCGAGCGGATCTTCTACTACGGCGAATCGGTCCTGCTGCCGGAGTACCGAGGGCTAGGGCTCGGCCGGCGCTTTTTCGACGAGCGCGAGGCCCATACCCGCAGACTCGGCCGATTCGACTTCGCCTGTTTCTGCGCCGTGGAGCGACCCACCGACCACCCGCGACGTCCAGCGGATTATCGCCCGCTCGACGGCCTTTGGGAGAAACAGGGCTTCGTGAAACAACCGCAGTTGCGCACGACCTTCTCCTGGCGCGATCTCGACGAGACCGAAGAAACGCCTAAACCGATGGTGTTCTGGCTCAAGCGCCTTGACTGAGACACAAGACAGGACCCATGTCCCAAACCACCGCACCTCGTCGGGATTGGATCCCGCAAGGCATTGCCTTGGCCCTGATCGCCTTGCTCGGCACCCTGCCCTTTTGGCTGACCGATCTGGACATTCAGGCCGCCGCGCTCTTCTATCACCCGGAGGCGGACGACCCTTGGTACGAGGCTCAAGCACCGCTGTGGTCCTTCCTCTATGTCGCCTCGCCGCTCTTGACCGGCTTCGTCATGCTCGGCGGACTGCTGGTTCTCGGTGCCGGGGCGGTCTGGAAGTCGTTCAGGCAGCTGCGCTGCTACGCGATCCTGTTGATCGCCGCGACCGTGCTGGGACCCGGTCTGATCGTCAACGGTGTCTTCAAGGACAACTGGGGGCGGCCAAGGCCGCACCAGATCGAGCAGCTCGGCGGAACACGCGACTATATTCCTCCGCTCGCGATCTCCGAGCACGGCGACGGAAAGTCCTTCCCCTGCGGGCACAGCTCGATCGGCTACATGCTCGGTGTCTTCTTCATCATTTGGCGCAGACGCAGGCCGGTGCTCGCCTGGACGGCGCTGGCCGGCTCGCTCGCCTTCGGCACCCTGCTCGGGATCGGGCGGATCGCGGCGGGCGATCACTTCCTCTCGGACGTGATCTGGTCAGGGGTTATCGCCTACGGGATTGCCTGGGGGCTTTACTATTTCGTCCTGCGCATCCCGCGGCGCGAGGCCGCCGAGGCGGCGGCACCGCCCTCGCCGATGCCCGAGTTGCGACGTCCGAAGCTCACGGCGGTGATCTATATGCTCGTCGCAGCCCTGATGATCGGGGCCATGCTGTTGGCCACACCGCTGAAGAACGTCCAGATCCAATGGGTCCGGCCGGGCGATTTCGATCCGCCGCCCAAGGTCCTTCGCCTGGTCGCCGATCAGGCTTACGTGATCCTCTTCTGGCCGGGCGGGGCGCACCGCACGGCCGAGATGCGCTTGGAGGCGCGCGGATTCGGGCTGCCCTGGAGCAAGGTCGAATCCGAAGTCACCAATGACCACCGGATGCTGACCTATCGGATCAGCCATCAGGGGATCTTCACCGAGAAGGACACCAAAATCGTCATGGGGATCGTCGCGAACGACTGGGATCGGGTCGAGGTTCGGATCGACTCCGGCGACATCCGGCTCCATCCCTCTCAGGACCCGCTTCCCGAGCTCGACCTGCAGACGGGAGACGGCGAGGTGATCCGAGTCGACCCCTGAGCGGCGAGTTGCGCAGATACCGAGCACACGTTTTACCGACCGACAACCACCTGCGAGGATCGCAGTCTTGACCACAAACGGGGCGAAGCCGTGCCGCAAACCGAACCCTTGATCCGCTTCATCCGCACGACCGCCGCGGACATCCCGGCGGACGTGACCCTCACGCTCACGTTGGAGCAGCGGACTCGCTGTCGGCTGCGCGTCATGCTCGACGACGGTCGGGAGGCCGGACTCTTCCTGCCGCGGGGCACCGTTCTGCATCATGGGGACGCGCTGATCGCCGAAGACGGATTGGTCGCACGCATCATCGCGGCACCCGAGCCTCTTTCGCGGGTCGAGAGCGCAGACCCGTTGCTGCTCGCGCGCGCCTGTTATCACCTCGGCAACCGACATGTCCCTCTGCAGATCGACCCCGGGCGCCTCAGCTACCGACAAGATCAGGTCCTCGACGAGATGGTGCGCGGTCTCGGTCTCGAGGTCAGCCTCGTGGATGCCGGATTCGAGCCCGAGTCCGGTGCCTACGGCGGTCAGGGTGCGGATCATTCCGGCCATGCACACGAGCACTGAGGGGGCCCTGCCCTTATTGCGCCTGCTGCACCTGGTCAGCCCCTCGCTGCCCGTCGGCGGCTTCACCTACTCGCAGGGCATCGAATGGGCGGTGGAGAACGGTTGGATCCGCGATGCCGACGACCTGGAGGCATGGATGGCCCACCAACTGCGGAGCGCCCTTCCTGACCTGGACCTCCCGCTCTTGGTGCGGATGCAGGCTGCGACGCTTGAGCGCGATCAAGCGGTGATGTCCGGTTGGGTGGACATCCTTTTAGCCGGTCGAGAAACGGCCGAGCTGCGGCGCGAGGAGTCGGACCGCGGACGCGCGCTCGCCGATCTGATCATCGCCTGGGGGCTGGAAGACGCGCTCGCGTGGAAACCGCAGCTCGCCCGGAGTCAGACCGCCGGCTTCGCCTTCGCGGCGGCATCATGGCGGATCGAGCCGCGCGACGCGGCGACGGGCTATGCCTGGAGCTGGCTCGAGAATCTCGTCCTGGCCGGGATCAAGCTTGTACCCTTGGGACAGACGCGCGGCCAACAGACTCTGGCGCGCCTGGCAACGCTCATCCCGAGCGCCGTCGTTGCGGCCCTAGAGGTCGCGGACGAGGAGATCGGCACCTCGACACCGGCCCTCGCGATCGCGAGCTCCGCTCACGAGACCCAATACACTCGCTTGTTTCGTTCCTGAAGGAGACACCATGGTCGATGCAACACCCCTGCGCGTCGGTGTCGGCGGTCCCGTCGGCTCCGGCAAGACAGCCCTGCTGGATGCGCTTTGCAAGGCGCTGCGAGACCGCTACCAGTTGGCGGTGGTCACTAACGACATCTATACGCGCGAAGACGCCGAGTTCCTGATCCGTTCGCAAGCCCTGCCGGTCGAGCGCATCGTCGGCGTGGAAACCGGCGGCTGTCCGCATACCGCCATTCGCGAGGACGCATCGATGAACCTGGCAGCGGTGGAGGATCTGCAGATCCGCTTCCCGGATCTCGATCTCGTCTTCATCGAGAGCGGCGGCGATAACCTCGCCGCGACCTTCAGCCCGGAGCTCGCGGATCTGACCATCTATGTGATCGACGTCGCCGAGGGCGAGAAGATCCCGCGCAAGGGTGGGCCCGGCATCACCCGCTCGGACCTCCTCGTCATCAACAAGATCGATCTGGCGCCCTACGTAGGCGCATCGCTGGAGGTTATGGAGCGCGACTCCAAACGCATGCGCGGCGAGCGGCCGTTCGTCTTCACGAATCTGCGCACCGGCGAGGGACTTGAGCGGGTTCTCGACTTCATCGAGCATCAAGGGATGCTCGGGGCTTAAACCGCGCCCGGCGCAATGTGCGATATTTTTGGATGGGATCAGCCCCGGCGGACTTTGCAACCGCTGGAGTCGGCGCGGTTTAAGATATTAAAAAATACATTGTTTTAAACCGCATCATTCTACGGGCTGTCGACGCGCCATGGGTTAGGTTGACGTCCGAGAAGAAGCATTTCGACTGCGCATGCCCGGAAGAAGGGCGAATTCACTCGCCCCTACGGATCGGTGGATCCCTCCGCCCAGCGCCGTGCCGCTTCATCGTCCGTCACGCGTGCATCGACCCACCGTTCGCCCTGCGCGGTTTGCTCCTTCTTCCAAAAGGGCGCGCGGGTCTTGAGGTAGTCGATCAGAAACTCGCAGGCACGAAAGGCCTCGCCGCGGTGCCGACTGCTGACACCCACGAACACGATCGGATCCTGCGGCCTCAGTTCGCCGACCCGATGCAGGATGCTGATGTCCTCAAGATCCCAGCGTTGCGCGGCCTCCTCGGCGATCGCGCCGAGTGCCTTCTCGGTCATCCCCGGATAGTGCTCCAGGGTCATGGCGGCCACCTCGACACCTTCGTTGATGTCGCGCATCAAGCCGACAAAGGTGACCACGGCGCCGACCTGCGGCTTGCCGCGGGAGAGAATTTTTTGCTCCTCCGCAATGTCGAACAGATCGCGTTG
This region includes:
- a CDS encoding hemolysin family protein; the protein is MHELLIVLGVVMALVALNGLFVAAEFAIIGTSRAAMAARAEAGDALAQRIARILDEPARLDRYVATAQLGITFASLGLGMYGEHTLAGFFAEWLLLAGFTDLGALVTTHGLAAVLAITAITYLHIVLGEMVPKALALTRPMTVAMWVTPPMLVIGLILYPLVRALNLTGNLLLGLVGFKRGRSAAHYLGQDELESLARESQESGLLSEESGRIFLELADFSEIAAVQAMVPRVRASGIPVGATDAMLREILHRHRHTRYPVYEGSLDQIIGTIHIKDLMGLLRAGTGLDPAVIRETAYLPETATLDDVLAAMDRVHNQMIVVMDEHGGTAGILTMEDICAEAVGDIEEGVEDVPDVLPVGTAGYQVQGTVRLDTLGDLIGRELEHPEIDTVSGLILSELGRPPVLGDSVRWNGLRFEVSGLFGRGVRQATLTFEMPDTRYHENREQGAEP
- the mgtE gene encoding magnesium transporter → MTVNTEAPRLRWIRGRPGESLDVNRPVVKAIGRMIKAGERDEIRRLLRTWHPRDIVELLVQLPLKRARKLFLVLPAGPAAKVIAGLNSDFRAVLLEDATIERLAEILDGRDAEEVVQVLTELPEEVQERLIPQLRDADAVRELKAYQEDSAGSIMTRKLVAVPPDWSVGQVVAEVRRRADLIKKLSAVYVVDADRKLLGYLKLRDLLLRPSDAQVDRVMRTDLVAVSSDMDQEEVVRVTRENDLITVPVVDADGRLLGRITADELQRVVRDEADEDVRLLSGVSPDARADDPVLGIVKNRLPWLLAGLVGALVSGSIISSYEAEIAAAAILASFIPIVMSMAGNAGIQAATVAIQGLATGTLWIGDLPWRLVKEMLGALLNGSIAALILAGIVLVVGPLVGVADPIRLALTAGVALTVVTLLAVTMGAAVPLILHHFRIDPAMATGIFITTGNDIIAVLVFFLVASLLYL
- a CDS encoding GNAT family N-acetyltransferase, which codes for MSELHVECRTGADLIADLPALARLRIRVFREYPYLYEGDAEYEERYLRTYAEAPDGLVVLVRDGARVVGASSALPLAAEPPNVVEPFRTHGYAPERIFYYGESVLLPEYRGLGLGRRFFDEREAHTRRLGRFDFACFCAVERPTDHPRRPADYRPLDGLWEKQGFVKQPQLRTTFSWRDLDETEETPKPMVFWLKRLD
- a CDS encoding phosphatase PAP2 family protein — translated: MSQTTAPRRDWIPQGIALALIALLGTLPFWLTDLDIQAAALFYHPEADDPWYEAQAPLWSFLYVASPLLTGFVMLGGLLVLGAGAVWKSFRQLRCYAILLIAATVLGPGLIVNGVFKDNWGRPRPHQIEQLGGTRDYIPPLAISEHGDGKSFPCGHSSIGYMLGVFFIIWRRRRPVLAWTALAGSLAFGTLLGIGRIAAGDHFLSDVIWSGVIAYGIAWGLYYFVLRIPRREAAEAAAPPSPMPELRRPKLTAVIYMLVAALMIGAMLLATPLKNVQIQWVRPGDFDPPPKVLRLVADQAYVILFWPGGAHRTAEMRLEARGFGLPWSKVESEVTNDHRMLTYRISHQGIFTEKDTKIVMGIVANDWDRVEVRIDSGDIRLHPSQDPLPELDLQTGDGEVIRVDP
- the ureE gene encoding urease accessory protein UreE produces the protein MIRFIRTTAADIPADVTLTLTLEQRTRCRLRVMLDDGREAGLFLPRGTVLHHGDALIAEDGLVARIIAAPEPLSRVESADPLLLARACYHLGNRHVPLQIDPGRLSYRQDQVLDEMVRGLGLEVSLVDAGFEPESGAYGGQGADHSGHAHEH
- a CDS encoding urease accessory protein UreF, which produces MHTSTEGALPLLRLLHLVSPSLPVGGFTYSQGIEWAVENGWIRDADDLEAWMAHQLRSALPDLDLPLLVRMQAATLERDQAVMSGWVDILLAGRETAELRREESDRGRALADLIIAWGLEDALAWKPQLARSQTAGFAFAAASWRIEPRDAATGYAWSWLENLVLAGIKLVPLGQTRGQQTLARLATLIPSAVVAALEVADEEIGTSTPALAIASSAHETQYTRLFRS
- the ureG gene encoding urease accessory protein UreG; protein product: MVDATPLRVGVGGPVGSGKTALLDALCKALRDRYQLAVVTNDIYTREDAEFLIRSQALPVERIVGVETGGCPHTAIREDASMNLAAVEDLQIRFPDLDLVFIESGGDNLAATFSPELADLTIYVIDVAEGEKIPRKGGPGITRSDLLVINKIDLAPYVGASLEVMERDSKRMRGERPFVFTNLRTGEGLERVLDFIEHQGMLGA
- the moaE gene encoding molybdopterin synthase catalytic subunit MoaE, which translates into the protein MQRIRVQRDLFDIAEEQKILSRGKPQVGAVVTFVGLMRDINEGVEVAAMTLEHYPGMTEKALGAIAEEAAQRWDLEDISILHRVGELRPQDPIVFVGVSSRHRGEAFRACEFLIDYLKTRAPFWKKEQTAQGERWVDARVTDDEAARRWAEGSTDP